From the genome of Synergistaceae bacterium:
ACTGCGTTTTGCCCACCCGCAACGGCCGGAACGGAACGCTCTTCACCTCCTTCGGGCGGGTCAACATCAAGGCGCGGAAGTACGAGAGGGATTTTTCTCCTCTCGACCCCGAGTGCGACTGCTACCTCTGCCGCAATTTCACCCGGGCCTATCTCCGGCATCTCCACCGCTGCGGGGAAATTCTCTCCGCCCGGCTCTGCACCTGGCATAACCTGCGCTTCACGATCCGCCTGGCCCGGAAGGCCCGGGAGGCGATTCTCGCGGGAGAATTCCCCCGTTTTCGGGAGCGTTTTCTGGAGACCTTCAGAGATGGCAATGAGCGTGAGGGCAATGAGCGCGAGAATGAAAAATGAAAGTAAAAAATGAAAAATACAAGTAAAAAAGGATGAAAAGGAAATGAAAACGGAACGCCTTGCCGTGAACCGCTGGAACCCCGAAGCGCCCGTCATCCGTCGGGGAGCCGGTATGCTGCGGGAGGGGCGTCTGGTGGCCTTTCCCACGGAAACGGTCTACGGGCTGGGAGCGAACGGTTTGGACCCCGAAGCGGTGAAAAAAATTTTTCTCGCCAAGGGGCGCCCTTCGGACAATCCTCTGATTCTTCACCTGCGAGATCCGGAGGAGGCGCGGACTCTGGCCCGGGTGGACGACCGCGCCCGGTCCATGATGCGGGCCTTCTGGCCGGGGCCTCTGACTCTGGTGCTTCCTTCGCTGCCGGTGGTTCCGCGGGAGGTGACGGCGGGCCTGGACACGGTGGCGCTGCGTATGCCCGACCATCCGGTGGCGCTGGCTCTCATTGAGGCGGCGGGGTTTCCTCTGGCGGCTCCCAGCGCCAATCGAAGCGGGCGCCCCAGCCCCACGGACGCGGATGCGGTGATGGCCGATCTCGCGGGATGCGTGGATCTCGTTCTGGACGCGGGAGCCGTGGATGTGGGAGTGGAGTCCACGGTTTTGGACCTGACGGAAGAAAAGGCTGTTCTTTTGCGGCCGGGCGGGCTGTCCCTGGAGGAAATCGCGGACTTTCTCGGAGAAAAACCCGGAGGGGCGGACAGCCATTCGGCCCGACGATCGCCGGGAATGCGTTACAGACATTACGCGCCCTTCGTCCCCCTGCGCATCTGGGAGGGAGGGGAACTGCCGGAGGGACTTCATTCCTCCGCGGGTTTTATCGGGATGAACGTTCCGGATTTTCCTTTCGCGAAGGTGATCGTTTTCGACTCCGTGGAAAATTTCGCGCGGGGGGTTTTCGCGTCTTTCCGCCGTCTGGAGGCGGAGAAAGTTTCCCTCATCGTCGTCCAGTGGCCGGAGGCCCGGGGCGTCGGTCTGGCTCTGAGGGACCGCCTGCGCCGCGCCGCGTCGGCCTCCTGAGGGAGCGGAAAAGAGCGGCGGAAAAATCCCGCGTTTGCCAAACGTCGAATCTGTGAGTATTATGATGGAAGATGATTAGGAGCCAGGGGTTTCTAAATAATATATAATTCTGGATGATTCACTCTTCTTGCAGTGATGGGGGTATGCGTATGCGTTGGATAGTGCTGGCGTTATCACTGGGTACGGCGATCGTATCGATAATCATCGGGGTAATCGGAGTGCTGTGGATGCTGTATACCCCCGATGCGGCGTCTCAGGCGGCGGGAATTGCAGGCAATGATTTTTCGTGGCTGACGGCCATTGTGCTGTTCATTTCTGTCGTCCTGTCTCTGCCCGGGGGGATCATGGGCTTTCACAGACGCCGCGCGGGAGGTTTTTTCCTGATTCTCGCGGCGGGAGCGTGTTTTCTGGCCCGAGGAGCCCGGATATTCGGAGCTTTTTACCTGGCGGCCGGACTGCTCGCTTTTCTGCTGAAAAACCCTTCTTACAACTACAGAGACTATGAGGACGATGAGAGTGAAGACGACGACAGAGACGACGATTATGAAGACGAGGACCCCGAAGACAGAGGCGTCGAAGGCGATGAGGATTTCCTGGAGCGGAACGCCGGAAGAGGGCGGAGTTCTTCCCCGGGAAGTAATGGAATGAGAAGGAGAGAACGCGTTTTCGCGTCCAGAATGTTCAAAGAAGATAAAACGGAACGTATGATCGACGAAGAAGATGAAATTTATACCGCCATTCCGGTGAGAAGACGGGCCTCCAAGGTCTGCCCGGCATGTGGAGCCAGCGTGGGAGTGGGGCATCGATTCTGCTTCGTGTGCGGAAAGGCTCTGCACACCAGGGCGGAGGATGCCGACGCCGAAACGGCCCGAAGAGAGGATTTCTCCCCGGAAGAAACGGATGGCCCGACCTCCGAGGAGCATGAGGGGACGAATTTCCGGGAAGTTCCGATTCGTTCGTTTTCCTCCTCTCAGAAAGCCGAATCCTGGCGGGCGGAAAGCGAGCCCGGGGAAGCGGAGGAAAGATACGGCGAGGAAGAATCTCATGGAGAAGGAGAGACGACCCCGGAGAATTTAGAGACGCCTTTCACGGAGGACTCGGAAATTTCCTCGCCTCACAGAGTTTTCGTAAAGCCGACGAAAGAAGAGGGGGCCATTCCCAGGCGTCCTCTGCACATTGCGCCGGACAACTCTTATAAGGAGTTTTCCCACTACACCCGCCGGCGTAAGCGCAAAAACCGCTCTCTGTTCCGCCGGATCCTGGGGCCTGTGGTTTTGCTGCTGGCCGTGGGAGGAGCGGCCTGGTTTCTGATGGGCGGTTTTCAGAGGGGTCCCAGCCCTCTGCCTCCCACCCTTCCCCCGACGCCTTCCACCCCGGCGGATCAGCAGAAGCCGGCCGTTCCCGACGAGCCGATCGTTCCCGTGAAGCGAGATCCTCTGACCGAGCTGCAGATTCTTGCTCCGAGCCGGGGCGTGGTCACGGGGAGCAACGTCAACGTTCGTGCGGACCATTCCACGGGTGGATCGGTGGTGGCGCGTCTGAGCGCGGACGTGCGTCTCGACCTTCTGAACCGGTGGGAGGGAACCACGGGCACCCTGACCGGTCCCTGGTATCAGGTACGAACCGGAGGAAAAGAAGGCTGGATCTATGGACAGTACTTCCAGCCCCTGGACGCGCGACCGGCTTCCCTGCCCGAAGGTTATACGGACGTGCTGCTCAAAACCTTCGGAGCGAATAAAGAAGACGCCGTGAAGCATCTGGGCCGGCCCTCACGGGAGACCGCCTCGGCTTTCACATGGTCGGGGCTGACCATGAACTTCCGGGGAGAAAGCGACATTGCCCGCCTGCAGGTCACCTCGGCCCAGCACGTTTTACAGAACGGTCTGGCCATCGGCATCACCGACGAGGCCCTTTACAAAAATATGGGTTATCCGTCGGAGTGGAAGGGCGGACAGCTCCGTTATCTCGAAAGCGAAGGGCGGGGCGTGGGGATTCGCATGAGAAGCGGCAGGGTTCAAAGTATCACGGTGGGCAATATTTAGAGCCCATATTTTCCGTTCCGGCGGATTTGCGGATTGCAGGTTGAAGGTTGATGATTAAAGATTGGAGGGGAGCTTCGGCTCCTCTTTTTTTGTGTCTCCGCCTTATAGTGAAATGCGTGATCACGTACTGAAAATAGCGTTCAAAAATTTATGACTTTTGATTAAGATCTATACCTGACCTCTGATTTTTTATTGAATCCTGAAAGGAGTTTGTCTTTGAGTTTTCTTTCAAAATTTCTGTCTCTGTGTTCTCACATGCTTTGGCCGGTTTCCTGCCCCGTCTGCGGAGCGGCGGCCAGTCTGCTCTGTCCCGACTGTCTGGAATATCTGCTGGAAAAGCCACAAATTCCCCGGTGCCTTCACTGTGGAGGTCCTATGCCCTGTCGGGTTCACGGAGAGGGAGCGGCCGTCTATGCGGGGGCCATTTATGAAGGCGTCATGCGGGATGTGATTCTTCGGCTCAAGTACGGGGGCCTCAAAGCCTGCGGCGTCCTCCTGGGCAGAGGGCTGGGCGAGTGTTTCGAGAATCCCGGCCTGGATGCCCTCGTTCCGGTTCCTCTGCATCTGGACAGTCCCCGCCGTTATAACCAGACGGAAGAAATCGCGCTGGGACTGGGAGACGTCTGGGGTGTTCCCGTGTGGAGAGCGGCCCGCTGGAGAAGTCGATCAAAAACTCAGGAGAGCAAGGGAGCGGCCGCAAGACGCGCTCTGTCCAGCGACGCCTTCGAGATCGACGAGAGCGTGAAAGGCCTTCGACTGGCCCTGGTGGACGACGTCTGCACCACGGGCTCGACCCTGGCCCGCATGGCGGAGGCCTGCCGTCTGAAGGGGGCCAGGGTGGTGGGGGCGTTTGTTCCGGCTCAAACCGCCACGGCTAAAGAATAGCGAATAGTCGTCCGATATTGAGTGTGGACGAGGTGTATTGAGTCTATATCAGGAATGAAGCAAAAGCGCGCAGCAGGAACAGAAAAGGAGAGTGTTACCCTTGATAGAAAAAATTGCGGGCCAGTACAGTATCGACGCTTTGACTCAGGCCAAAGCGAAAAAAGGATACGGAGCGGGAGAGGTCAAAAACGGGTCGGATGCGGCGGATTTCAGCCTGTTTGCCGTGGAACTGGCGCGTATCTCGGGAGAGCTGAAAAATATTCCCGAAGTACGTCAGGATCTGGTCGATGATCTGAAACAGAAAATCGAAGCGGGCGAGTATAAGCCGCCTCTGGAGAAAATCGCTCACAATCTCTTTTTGGCCGGAATTCTGGACGAAGGGAAGTAACGATTTTTGTTGTCCGCGAAGGCGCTTGTGGACGTTCTTTTGGACGAAGCCGACGTCATTGACGAGTTGGTCGACGCCATCGTGGAACAAAGAGAAACCGTCAGGGAAAAAGACCATGCCCTGCTCCAGGATCAGATGAAATATGTTCAGGAAATTTTTTTCGATGTTCAGGCCCTGGAAGCGCGACGGGAACGCCTCGTTCAGGCTCTGGCCGGAGAGCTCAGGTGCCCGGGACGGCTTGCGAACCTGGTGAAGGCGCTCCCTGAAGCGGAAGGAACAGAGCTTCGGAGCGCCGGAGATCGTTTTGGACATTCCATTTTTGCCCTGAAGGCAGAAATGACGATCCTGAGCGGACTGATAGAACATAATGAGCGATTCAGCGCTCTGCTGCTTTCGGAGTGGCGCCGTCTCAGCGGCGACGGCTTTATGCAGTCGGAAGGGCTGGATTTCAGGGGGTAACAGGCTGTGATGACGAACAAAAAATCGAAAGACGGAACGGGCGTCCACCACGTCACCGCGGGACGTCCGATGATGATAGAGAGGGGCGGGCGTCCATGCTGAACACCTTTGCGGGGCTGGAAATGGGGCAGCGCGCCCTCAATGCCTTCAGGCTGGGGATACAGACGGCGGGGCACAACATATCCAACGTCAACACCGAGGGGTATTCCCGTCAGCGGGTGAACCTCGCGACGACGTTTCCCTACGACTATCCTACCGCCGGTCAGGTCGGGACGGGCGTAAAGGCCACCGACATCATTCGCATTCGGGACGAGTTTCTGGATTATCAATACCGGCTTGAGTCTCAGACCGCGGGATACTGGGAGAAGATCAACGAGTTTTACAACACCCTTCAGGTCTACTTCGCGGAGCCGGGAGGAGAGGGAGTGAGCAGCGCCCTCAACTCTTTCTGGTCGTCGCTGAACGACCTTCAGGTGAACCCTGAAAGCATCGCGATACGCGAGACGGTCGTTCAGAACGCGAAGACCCTGGGGAACATGCTGGATAATCTCATCAATAATATGGATAATTACGCGTCTTCCGTCAATAAGGAGATTCGCTCCGCCGTGGACGAGGCGAACACCATATTGTACGAAATCGCGTCTCTGAATAAACAAATCGCCTTCGTTCAGGCAAGCGAGCAGAACCCCAACGATTTGCTGGACAAGCGCGATCTTCTGCTGGACAAACTGTCGAAGATGATCGATATCGACATTCAGGAGCCCTTCCAGAACGGGGACCTGACGGGCGAGTTTTTCGTCACGCTGAACGGTCGTACCCTCGTGCAGGGCGACAAGGTCCGCGAGCTGGTGGCCCATGCCTTCGAGTGGGGCGGAAAAGTCTATTACGACGTGCAGGTTCTGAACAACGAGTTCGACATCGTGGAGGATCCCCGGGTGGCTCTGGCTCTGGCCACGGGACCCGAAGGCGTGCATCAGCTGGTGGTGGACCGCATCTCCAACGGCGGGACCT
Proteins encoded in this window:
- a CDS encoding flagellar biosynthesis anti-sigma factor FlgM; translation: MIEKIAGQYSIDALTQAKAKKGYGAGEVKNGSDAADFSLFAVELARISGELKNIPEVRQDLVDDLKQKIEAGEYKPPLEKIAHNLFLAGILDEGK
- a CDS encoding flagellar protein FlgN, with product MLSAKALVDVLLDEADVIDELVDAIVEQRETVREKDHALLQDQMKYVQEIFFDVQALEARRERLVQALAGELRCPGRLANLVKALPEAEGTELRSAGDRFGHSIFALKAEMTILSGLIEHNERFSALLLSEWRRLSGDGFMQSEGLDFRG
- a CDS encoding threonylcarbamoyl-AMP synthase, translating into MKTERLAVNRWNPEAPVIRRGAGMLREGRLVAFPTETVYGLGANGLDPEAVKKIFLAKGRPSDNPLILHLRDPEEARTLARVDDRARSMMRAFWPGPLTLVLPSLPVVPREVTAGLDTVALRMPDHPVALALIEAAGFPLAAPSANRSGRPSPTDADAVMADLAGCVDLVLDAGAVDVGVESTVLDLTEEKAVLLRPGGLSLEEIADFLGEKPGGADSHSARRSPGMRYRHYAPFVPLRIWEGGELPEGLHSSAGFIGMNVPDFPFAKVIVFDSVENFARGVFASFRRLEAEKVSLIVVQWPEARGVGLALRDRLRRAASAS
- a CDS encoding ComF family protein, with the translated sequence MSFLSKFLSLCSHMLWPVSCPVCGAAASLLCPDCLEYLLEKPQIPRCLHCGGPMPCRVHGEGAAVYAGAIYEGVMRDVILRLKYGGLKACGVLLGRGLGECFENPGLDALVPVPLHLDSPRRYNQTEEIALGLGDVWGVPVWRAARWRSRSKTQESKGAAARRALSSDAFEIDESVKGLRLALVDDVCTTGSTLARMAEACRLKGARVVGAFVPAQTATAKE
- the flgK gene encoding flagellar hook-associated protein FlgK, producing MLNTFAGLEMGQRALNAFRLGIQTAGHNISNVNTEGYSRQRVNLATTFPYDYPTAGQVGTGVKATDIIRIRDEFLDYQYRLESQTAGYWEKINEFYNTLQVYFAEPGGEGVSSALNSFWSSLNDLQVNPESIAIRETVVQNAKTLGNMLDNLINNMDNYASSVNKEIRSAVDEANTILYEIASLNKQIAFVQASEQNPNDLLDKRDLLLDKLSKMIDIDIQEPFQNGDLTGEFFVTLNGRTLVQGDKVRELVAHAFEWGGKVYYDVQVLNNEFDIVEDPRVALALATGPEGVHQLVVDRISNGGTWSVGGSDARCLNPNGSLKNILTSQTFANGIVAPSGDTGTYNFDITSGDYTASFTVTGSGTDWTVTATITGPGGTVVGTYTGSPIDNNGSGELVL
- a CDS encoding SH3 domain-containing protein, with translation MRWIVLALSLGTAIVSIIIGVIGVLWMLYTPDAASQAAGIAGNDFSWLTAIVLFISVVLSLPGGIMGFHRRRAGGFFLILAAGACFLARGARIFGAFYLAAGLLAFLLKNPSYNYRDYEDDESEDDDRDDDYEDEDPEDRGVEGDEDFLERNAGRGRSSSPGSNGMRRRERVFASRMFKEDKTERMIDEEDEIYTAIPVRRRASKVCPACGASVGVGHRFCFVCGKALHTRAEDADAETARREDFSPEETDGPTSEEHEGTNFREVPIRSFSSSQKAESWRAESEPGEAEERYGEEESHGEGETTPENLETPFTEDSEISSPHRVFVKPTKEEGAIPRRPLHIAPDNSYKEFSHYTRRRKRKNRSLFRRILGPVVLLLAVGGAAWFLMGGFQRGPSPLPPTLPPTPSTPADQQKPAVPDEPIVPVKRDPLTELQILAPSRGVVTGSNVNVRADHSTGGSVVARLSADVRLDLLNRWEGTTGTLTGPWYQVRTGGKEGWIYGQYFQPLDARPASLPEGYTDVLLKTFGANKEDAVKHLGRPSRETASAFTWSGLTMNFRGESDIARLQVTSAQHVLQNGLAIGITDEALYKNMGYPSEWKGGQLRYLESEGRGVGIRMRSGRVQSITVGNI